A window of Halichoerus grypus chromosome 12, mHalGry1.hap1.1, whole genome shotgun sequence contains these coding sequences:
- the TRPV6 gene encoding transient receptor potential cation channel subfamily V member 6 isoform X2, protein MGLPLPKEKGLILCLWRKFCRWFQRQESWAQSRDEQNLQQQKRIWESPLLLAAKENNVQALNKLLKYEACEVHQRGAMGETALHVAALYDNLEAAIVLMEAAPELVLEPMTSELYEGQTALHIAIVNQNVNLVRALLAHGASVSARATGTAFRRSPRNLIYFGEHPLSFAACVGSEEIVRLLIEHGADIRAQDSLGNTVLHILILQPNKTFACQMYNLLLSYDGRGDHLQSLDLVPNHQGLTPFKLAGVEGNTVMFQHLMQKRKHVQWTYGPLTSTLYDLTEIDSSGDEQSLLELIITTKKREARQILDQTPVKELVSLKWKRYGRPYFCVLGAIYLLYIICFTMCCVYRPLKPRTSNHTSPRDNTLLQQKLLQEAYVTPKDDIRLVGELVTVIGAVIILLAEIPDIFRVGVTRFFGQTILGGPFHVLIITYACMVLVTMVMRLTNANGEVVPMSFALVLGWCNVMYFARGFQMLGPFTIMIQKMIFGDLMRFCWLMAVVILGFASAFYIIFQTEDPDELGHFYNYPMALFSTFELFLTVIDGPANYDVDLPFMYSITYAAFAIIATLLMLNLLIAMMGDTHWRVAHERDELWRAQVVATTVMLERKLPRCLWPRSGICGREYGLGDRWFLRVEDRQDLNRQRARRYVQAFHSQGSNDLDKASEKLQLGHPFSPHLPLSTPSVSRSTSHSSTNWERLRQGALRRELRGLTNRALEDGEGWEYQI, encoded by the exons ATGGGGTTGCCGCTGCCCAAAGAGAAGGGGCTCATTCTCTGCCTGTGGAGAAAATTCTGTAGATGGTTCCAGAGACAGGAGTCGTGGGCTCAGAGCCGAGATGAGCAGAACCTGCAGCAGCAGAAGAG GATCTGGGAGTCTCCTCTCCTTCTAGCTGCCAAGGAGAACAATGTCCAGGCTCTCAACAAGCTACTCAAGTACGAGGCGTGTGAGGTGCACCAGAGAG GAGCCATGGGGGAGACAGCACTGCACGTAGCAGCCCTCTATGACAACCTGGAAGCCGCCATAGTGCTGATGGAGGCCGCCCCCGAGCTGGTCCTCGAGCCCATGACATCCGAGCTGTATGAGG GTCAGACTGCACTGCACATAGCCATCGTGAACCAGAACGTGAACCTGGTGCGAGCCCTGCTTGCCCACGGCGCCAGCGTCTCTGCAAGAGCTACGGGCACAGCTTTCCGCCGCAGCCCCCGCAACCTCATCTACTTCG GGGAGCACCCTTTGTCTTTTGCTGCCTGCGTGGGCAGTGAGGAGATCGTGAGGCTGCTCATTGAGCACGGAGCTGACATCCGCGCCCAGGACTCCCTGG GAAACACCGTGCTGCACATCCTCATCCTCCAGCCCAACAAGACCTTTGCCTGCCAGATGTACAACCTGCTGCTCTCCTACGACGGGCGCGGGGACCACCTGCAGTCCCTGGACCTCGTGCCCAATCACCAGGGTCTCACCCCCTTCAAGCTGGCCGGAGTGGAGGGCAACACTGTG ATGTTCCAGCACCTGATGCAGAAGCGGAAGCACGTCCAGTGGACATACGGACCGCTGACGTCCACTCTGTACGACCTCACGGAGATCGACTCCTCGGGGGACGAGCAGTCTCTGCTGGAACTTATCATCACCACCAAGAAGCGGGAG GCTCGCCAGATCCTCGACCAGACACCAGTGAAAGAGCTGGTGAGCCTCAAGTGGAAGCGATACGGGCGGCCATACTTCTGCGTGCTGGGCGCCATCTACTTGCTGTACATCATCTGCTTCACCATGTGCTGCGTCTACCGCCCGCTCAAGCCCAGGACCAGTAACCACACCAGTCCCCGGGACAACACCCTCCTACAGCAGAAGCTGCTTCAG GAGGCCTACGTGACCCCCAAGGATGATATCCGCCTGGTGGGGGAGCTGGTGACCGTCATCGGAGCTGTGATCATTCTGCTTGCAGAG ATTCCAGACATCTTCAGGGTGGGGGTCACTCGCTTCTTTGGACAGACCATCCTTGGGGGGCCGTTTCACGTCCTCAT cATCACCTACGCCTGCATGGTGCTGGTGACCATGGTGATGCGGCTCACGAACGCCAACGGGGAGGTGGTGCCCATGTCCTTCGCGCTGGTGCTGGGCTGGTGCAATGTCATGTACTTCGCCCGAGGATTCCAGATGTTGGGCCCTTTCACCATCATGATCCAGAAG ATGATTTTTGGCGACCTGATGCGGTTCTGCTGGCTGATGGCCGTGGTCATCCTGGGCTTTGCCTCAG CCTTCTATATCATCTTCCAGACAGAGGACCCCGACGAGCTGGGCCACTTCTACAATTACCCCATGGCACTGTTCAGCACCTTCGAGCTGTTCCTCACCGTCATCGATGGGCCTGCCAACTACGATGTGGATCTGCCCTTCATGTACAGCATCACCTACGCTGCCTTCGCCATCATCGCCACACTGCTCATGCTCAACCTCCTCATCGCCATGATGGGTGATACTCACTGGCGGGTGGCCCACGAGCGAGATGAGCTCTGGAGGGCGCAG GTGGTGGCCACCACGGTGATGCTGGAGCGGAAGCTGCCTCGCTGCCTGTGGCCTCGCTCGGGGATCTGCGGGCGCGAGTATGGGCTGGGGGACCGCTGGTTTCTGCG GGTGGAGGACAGACAGGATCTCAACCGGCAGCGAGCGCGGCGCTATGTGCAGGCCTTCCACAGCCAGGGCTCCAACGACTTGGACAAAGCCTCAGAAAAACTGCAGCTGGGCCACCCCTtcagcccccacctgcccctctctACCCCCTCGGTGTCTCGCAGTACCTCCCACAGCAGCACCAACTGGGAGAGGCTGCGGCAAGGCGCCCTGAGGAGGGAACTGAGGGGGCTGACCAACAGGGCTCTAGAAGATGGGGAAGGCTGGGAGTATCAGATCTGA
- the TRPV6 gene encoding transient receptor potential cation channel subfamily V member 6 isoform X3: MASLPWIKFNAAEVHMFVCDGAKTSPLIAQLGMLTIATFLIPFPCRIWESPLLLAAKENNVQALNKLLKYEACEVHQRGAMGETALHVAALYDNLEAAIVLMEAAPELVLEPMTSELYEGEHPLSFAACVGSEEIVRLLIEHGADIRAQDSLGNTVLHILILQPNKTFACQMYNLLLSYDGRGDHLQSLDLVPNHQGLTPFKLAGVEGNTVMFQHLMQKRKHVQWTYGPLTSTLYDLTEIDSSGDEQSLLELIITTKKREARQILDQTPVKELVSLKWKRYGRPYFCVLGAIYLLYIICFTMCCVYRPLKPRTSNHTSPRDNTLLQQKLLQEAYVTPKDDIRLVGELVTVIGAVIILLAEIPDIFRVGVTRFFGQTILGGPFHVLIITYACMVLVTMVMRLTNANGEVVPMSFALVLGWCNVMYFARGFQMLGPFTIMIQKMIFGDLMRFCWLMAVVILGFASAFYIIFQTEDPDELGHFYNYPMALFSTFELFLTVIDGPANYDVDLPFMYSITYAAFAIIATLLMLNLLIAMMGDTHWRVAHERDELWRAQVVATTVMLERKLPRCLWPRSGICGREYGLGDRWFLRVEDRQDLNRQRARRYVQAFHSQGSNDLDKASEKLQLGHPFSPHLPLSTPSVSRSTSHSSTNWERLRQGALRRELRGLTNRALEDGEGWEYQI, encoded by the exons ATGGCCTCACTTCCCTGGATCAAATTCAATGCCGCTGAGGTGCACATGTTTGTATGTGACGGAGCCAAGACATCACCCCTCATTGCACAGCTGGGCATGCTCACCATTGCCACCTTTCTGATCCCTTTCCCTTGTAGGATCTGGGAGTCTCCTCTCCTTCTAGCTGCCAAGGAGAACAATGTCCAGGCTCTCAACAAGCTACTCAAGTACGAGGCGTGTGAGGTGCACCAGAGAG GAGCCATGGGGGAGACAGCACTGCACGTAGCAGCCCTCTATGACAACCTGGAAGCCGCCATAGTGCTGATGGAGGCCGCCCCCGAGCTGGTCCTCGAGCCCATGACATCCGAGCTGTATGAGG GGGAGCACCCTTTGTCTTTTGCTGCCTGCGTGGGCAGTGAGGAGATCGTGAGGCTGCTCATTGAGCACGGAGCTGACATCCGCGCCCAGGACTCCCTGG GAAACACCGTGCTGCACATCCTCATCCTCCAGCCCAACAAGACCTTTGCCTGCCAGATGTACAACCTGCTGCTCTCCTACGACGGGCGCGGGGACCACCTGCAGTCCCTGGACCTCGTGCCCAATCACCAGGGTCTCACCCCCTTCAAGCTGGCCGGAGTGGAGGGCAACACTGTG ATGTTCCAGCACCTGATGCAGAAGCGGAAGCACGTCCAGTGGACATACGGACCGCTGACGTCCACTCTGTACGACCTCACGGAGATCGACTCCTCGGGGGACGAGCAGTCTCTGCTGGAACTTATCATCACCACCAAGAAGCGGGAG GCTCGCCAGATCCTCGACCAGACACCAGTGAAAGAGCTGGTGAGCCTCAAGTGGAAGCGATACGGGCGGCCATACTTCTGCGTGCTGGGCGCCATCTACTTGCTGTACATCATCTGCTTCACCATGTGCTGCGTCTACCGCCCGCTCAAGCCCAGGACCAGTAACCACACCAGTCCCCGGGACAACACCCTCCTACAGCAGAAGCTGCTTCAG GAGGCCTACGTGACCCCCAAGGATGATATCCGCCTGGTGGGGGAGCTGGTGACCGTCATCGGAGCTGTGATCATTCTGCTTGCAGAG ATTCCAGACATCTTCAGGGTGGGGGTCACTCGCTTCTTTGGACAGACCATCCTTGGGGGGCCGTTTCACGTCCTCAT cATCACCTACGCCTGCATGGTGCTGGTGACCATGGTGATGCGGCTCACGAACGCCAACGGGGAGGTGGTGCCCATGTCCTTCGCGCTGGTGCTGGGCTGGTGCAATGTCATGTACTTCGCCCGAGGATTCCAGATGTTGGGCCCTTTCACCATCATGATCCAGAAG ATGATTTTTGGCGACCTGATGCGGTTCTGCTGGCTGATGGCCGTGGTCATCCTGGGCTTTGCCTCAG CCTTCTATATCATCTTCCAGACAGAGGACCCCGACGAGCTGGGCCACTTCTACAATTACCCCATGGCACTGTTCAGCACCTTCGAGCTGTTCCTCACCGTCATCGATGGGCCTGCCAACTACGATGTGGATCTGCCCTTCATGTACAGCATCACCTACGCTGCCTTCGCCATCATCGCCACACTGCTCATGCTCAACCTCCTCATCGCCATGATGGGTGATACTCACTGGCGGGTGGCCCACGAGCGAGATGAGCTCTGGAGGGCGCAG GTGGTGGCCACCACGGTGATGCTGGAGCGGAAGCTGCCTCGCTGCCTGTGGCCTCGCTCGGGGATCTGCGGGCGCGAGTATGGGCTGGGGGACCGCTGGTTTCTGCG GGTGGAGGACAGACAGGATCTCAACCGGCAGCGAGCGCGGCGCTATGTGCAGGCCTTCCACAGCCAGGGCTCCAACGACTTGGACAAAGCCTCAGAAAAACTGCAGCTGGGCCACCCCTtcagcccccacctgcccctctctACCCCCTCGGTGTCTCGCAGTACCTCCCACAGCAGCACCAACTGGGAGAGGCTGCGGCAAGGCGCCCTGAGGAGGGAACTGAGGGGGCTGACCAACAGGGCTCTAGAAGATGGGGAAGGCTGGGAGTATCAGATCTGA
- the TRPV6 gene encoding transient receptor potential cation channel subfamily V member 6 isoform X1, translating to MASLPWIKFNAAEVHMFVCDGAKTSPLIAQLGMLTIATFLIPFPCRIWESPLLLAAKENNVQALNKLLKYEACEVHQRGAMGETALHVAALYDNLEAAIVLMEAAPELVLEPMTSELYEGQTALHIAIVNQNVNLVRALLAHGASVSARATGTAFRRSPRNLIYFGEHPLSFAACVGSEEIVRLLIEHGADIRAQDSLGNTVLHILILQPNKTFACQMYNLLLSYDGRGDHLQSLDLVPNHQGLTPFKLAGVEGNTVMFQHLMQKRKHVQWTYGPLTSTLYDLTEIDSSGDEQSLLELIITTKKREARQILDQTPVKELVSLKWKRYGRPYFCVLGAIYLLYIICFTMCCVYRPLKPRTSNHTSPRDNTLLQQKLLQEAYVTPKDDIRLVGELVTVIGAVIILLAEIPDIFRVGVTRFFGQTILGGPFHVLIITYACMVLVTMVMRLTNANGEVVPMSFALVLGWCNVMYFARGFQMLGPFTIMIQKMIFGDLMRFCWLMAVVILGFASAFYIIFQTEDPDELGHFYNYPMALFSTFELFLTVIDGPANYDVDLPFMYSITYAAFAIIATLLMLNLLIAMMGDTHWRVAHERDELWRAQVVATTVMLERKLPRCLWPRSGICGREYGLGDRWFLRVEDRQDLNRQRARRYVQAFHSQGSNDLDKASEKLQLGHPFSPHLPLSTPSVSRSTSHSSTNWERLRQGALRRELRGLTNRALEDGEGWEYQI from the exons ATGGCCTCACTTCCCTGGATCAAATTCAATGCCGCTGAGGTGCACATGTTTGTATGTGACGGAGCCAAGACATCACCCCTCATTGCACAGCTGGGCATGCTCACCATTGCCACCTTTCTGATCCCTTTCCCTTGTAGGATCTGGGAGTCTCCTCTCCTTCTAGCTGCCAAGGAGAACAATGTCCAGGCTCTCAACAAGCTACTCAAGTACGAGGCGTGTGAGGTGCACCAGAGAG GAGCCATGGGGGAGACAGCACTGCACGTAGCAGCCCTCTATGACAACCTGGAAGCCGCCATAGTGCTGATGGAGGCCGCCCCCGAGCTGGTCCTCGAGCCCATGACATCCGAGCTGTATGAGG GTCAGACTGCACTGCACATAGCCATCGTGAACCAGAACGTGAACCTGGTGCGAGCCCTGCTTGCCCACGGCGCCAGCGTCTCTGCAAGAGCTACGGGCACAGCTTTCCGCCGCAGCCCCCGCAACCTCATCTACTTCG GGGAGCACCCTTTGTCTTTTGCTGCCTGCGTGGGCAGTGAGGAGATCGTGAGGCTGCTCATTGAGCACGGAGCTGACATCCGCGCCCAGGACTCCCTGG GAAACACCGTGCTGCACATCCTCATCCTCCAGCCCAACAAGACCTTTGCCTGCCAGATGTACAACCTGCTGCTCTCCTACGACGGGCGCGGGGACCACCTGCAGTCCCTGGACCTCGTGCCCAATCACCAGGGTCTCACCCCCTTCAAGCTGGCCGGAGTGGAGGGCAACACTGTG ATGTTCCAGCACCTGATGCAGAAGCGGAAGCACGTCCAGTGGACATACGGACCGCTGACGTCCACTCTGTACGACCTCACGGAGATCGACTCCTCGGGGGACGAGCAGTCTCTGCTGGAACTTATCATCACCACCAAGAAGCGGGAG GCTCGCCAGATCCTCGACCAGACACCAGTGAAAGAGCTGGTGAGCCTCAAGTGGAAGCGATACGGGCGGCCATACTTCTGCGTGCTGGGCGCCATCTACTTGCTGTACATCATCTGCTTCACCATGTGCTGCGTCTACCGCCCGCTCAAGCCCAGGACCAGTAACCACACCAGTCCCCGGGACAACACCCTCCTACAGCAGAAGCTGCTTCAG GAGGCCTACGTGACCCCCAAGGATGATATCCGCCTGGTGGGGGAGCTGGTGACCGTCATCGGAGCTGTGATCATTCTGCTTGCAGAG ATTCCAGACATCTTCAGGGTGGGGGTCACTCGCTTCTTTGGACAGACCATCCTTGGGGGGCCGTTTCACGTCCTCAT cATCACCTACGCCTGCATGGTGCTGGTGACCATGGTGATGCGGCTCACGAACGCCAACGGGGAGGTGGTGCCCATGTCCTTCGCGCTGGTGCTGGGCTGGTGCAATGTCATGTACTTCGCCCGAGGATTCCAGATGTTGGGCCCTTTCACCATCATGATCCAGAAG ATGATTTTTGGCGACCTGATGCGGTTCTGCTGGCTGATGGCCGTGGTCATCCTGGGCTTTGCCTCAG CCTTCTATATCATCTTCCAGACAGAGGACCCCGACGAGCTGGGCCACTTCTACAATTACCCCATGGCACTGTTCAGCACCTTCGAGCTGTTCCTCACCGTCATCGATGGGCCTGCCAACTACGATGTGGATCTGCCCTTCATGTACAGCATCACCTACGCTGCCTTCGCCATCATCGCCACACTGCTCATGCTCAACCTCCTCATCGCCATGATGGGTGATACTCACTGGCGGGTGGCCCACGAGCGAGATGAGCTCTGGAGGGCGCAG GTGGTGGCCACCACGGTGATGCTGGAGCGGAAGCTGCCTCGCTGCCTGTGGCCTCGCTCGGGGATCTGCGGGCGCGAGTATGGGCTGGGGGACCGCTGGTTTCTGCG GGTGGAGGACAGACAGGATCTCAACCGGCAGCGAGCGCGGCGCTATGTGCAGGCCTTCCACAGCCAGGGCTCCAACGACTTGGACAAAGCCTCAGAAAAACTGCAGCTGGGCCACCCCTtcagcccccacctgcccctctctACCCCCTCGGTGTCTCGCAGTACCTCCCACAGCAGCACCAACTGGGAGAGGCTGCGGCAAGGCGCCCTGAGGAGGGAACTGAGGGGGCTGACCAACAGGGCTCTAGAAGATGGGGAAGGCTGGGAGTATCAGATCTGA
- the TRPV6 gene encoding transient receptor potential cation channel subfamily V member 6 isoform X4, producing the protein MRTALHIAIVNQNVNLVRALLAHGASVSARATGTAFRRSPRNLIYFGEHPLSFAACVGSEEIVRLLIEHGADIRAQDSLGNTVLHILILQPNKTFACQMYNLLLSYDGRGDHLQSLDLVPNHQGLTPFKLAGVEGNTVMFQHLMQKRKHVQWTYGPLTSTLYDLTEIDSSGDEQSLLELIITTKKREARQILDQTPVKELVSLKWKRYGRPYFCVLGAIYLLYIICFTMCCVYRPLKPRTSNHTSPRDNTLLQQKLLQEAYVTPKDDIRLVGELVTVIGAVIILLAEIPDIFRVGVTRFFGQTILGGPFHVLIITYACMVLVTMVMRLTNANGEVVPMSFALVLGWCNVMYFARGFQMLGPFTIMIQKMIFGDLMRFCWLMAVVILGFASAFYIIFQTEDPDELGHFYNYPMALFSTFELFLTVIDGPANYDVDLPFMYSITYAAFAIIATLLMLNLLIAMMGDTHWRVAHERDELWRAQVVATTVMLERKLPRCLWPRSGICGREYGLGDRWFLRVEDRQDLNRQRARRYVQAFHSQGSNDLDKASEKLQLGHPFSPHLPLSTPSVSRSTSHSSTNWERLRQGALRRELRGLTNRALEDGEGWEYQI; encoded by the exons ATGAGG ACTGCACTGCACATAGCCATCGTGAACCAGAACGTGAACCTGGTGCGAGCCCTGCTTGCCCACGGCGCCAGCGTCTCTGCAAGAGCTACGGGCACAGCTTTCCGCCGCAGCCCCCGCAACCTCATCTACTTCG GGGAGCACCCTTTGTCTTTTGCTGCCTGCGTGGGCAGTGAGGAGATCGTGAGGCTGCTCATTGAGCACGGAGCTGACATCCGCGCCCAGGACTCCCTGG GAAACACCGTGCTGCACATCCTCATCCTCCAGCCCAACAAGACCTTTGCCTGCCAGATGTACAACCTGCTGCTCTCCTACGACGGGCGCGGGGACCACCTGCAGTCCCTGGACCTCGTGCCCAATCACCAGGGTCTCACCCCCTTCAAGCTGGCCGGAGTGGAGGGCAACACTGTG ATGTTCCAGCACCTGATGCAGAAGCGGAAGCACGTCCAGTGGACATACGGACCGCTGACGTCCACTCTGTACGACCTCACGGAGATCGACTCCTCGGGGGACGAGCAGTCTCTGCTGGAACTTATCATCACCACCAAGAAGCGGGAG GCTCGCCAGATCCTCGACCAGACACCAGTGAAAGAGCTGGTGAGCCTCAAGTGGAAGCGATACGGGCGGCCATACTTCTGCGTGCTGGGCGCCATCTACTTGCTGTACATCATCTGCTTCACCATGTGCTGCGTCTACCGCCCGCTCAAGCCCAGGACCAGTAACCACACCAGTCCCCGGGACAACACCCTCCTACAGCAGAAGCTGCTTCAG GAGGCCTACGTGACCCCCAAGGATGATATCCGCCTGGTGGGGGAGCTGGTGACCGTCATCGGAGCTGTGATCATTCTGCTTGCAGAG ATTCCAGACATCTTCAGGGTGGGGGTCACTCGCTTCTTTGGACAGACCATCCTTGGGGGGCCGTTTCACGTCCTCAT cATCACCTACGCCTGCATGGTGCTGGTGACCATGGTGATGCGGCTCACGAACGCCAACGGGGAGGTGGTGCCCATGTCCTTCGCGCTGGTGCTGGGCTGGTGCAATGTCATGTACTTCGCCCGAGGATTCCAGATGTTGGGCCCTTTCACCATCATGATCCAGAAG ATGATTTTTGGCGACCTGATGCGGTTCTGCTGGCTGATGGCCGTGGTCATCCTGGGCTTTGCCTCAG CCTTCTATATCATCTTCCAGACAGAGGACCCCGACGAGCTGGGCCACTTCTACAATTACCCCATGGCACTGTTCAGCACCTTCGAGCTGTTCCTCACCGTCATCGATGGGCCTGCCAACTACGATGTGGATCTGCCCTTCATGTACAGCATCACCTACGCTGCCTTCGCCATCATCGCCACACTGCTCATGCTCAACCTCCTCATCGCCATGATGGGTGATACTCACTGGCGGGTGGCCCACGAGCGAGATGAGCTCTGGAGGGCGCAG GTGGTGGCCACCACGGTGATGCTGGAGCGGAAGCTGCCTCGCTGCCTGTGGCCTCGCTCGGGGATCTGCGGGCGCGAGTATGGGCTGGGGGACCGCTGGTTTCTGCG GGTGGAGGACAGACAGGATCTCAACCGGCAGCGAGCGCGGCGCTATGTGCAGGCCTTCCACAGCCAGGGCTCCAACGACTTGGACAAAGCCTCAGAAAAACTGCAGCTGGGCCACCCCTtcagcccccacctgcccctctctACCCCCTCGGTGTCTCGCAGTACCTCCCACAGCAGCACCAACTGGGAGAGGCTGCGGCAAGGCGCCCTGAGGAGGGAACTGAGGGGGCTGACCAACAGGGCTCTAGAAGATGGGGAAGGCTGGGAGTATCAGATCTGA